A stretch of the Hemitrygon akajei chromosome 30, sHemAka1.3, whole genome shotgun sequence genome encodes the following:
- the tnfaip8l3 gene encoding tumor necrosis factor alpha-induced protein 8-like protein 3 isoform X1, with the protein MDSESGELSEGDMSSAGIETFNSKSLALQAQKKILTKMATKVVANMLIDDTSSDILDELYKVTREYTNDKKEAHKVLKDLIKIALKIGILYRNNQFNKDEVEIVDKFKKKLNQAAMTAVSFYEVEFTFDRSILAELLNECKDLLHELIERHLTPKSHSRIDHVFRLFADVEFLSELYNPNGVYKESLQKICHGVNKLLDEGII; encoded by the coding sequence caggaattgaaacctTTAATTCCAAAAGCTTGGCCTTACAAGCTCAGAAGAAAATCCTCACCAAAATGGCCACCAAGGTGGTAGCCAATATGCTCATTGACGACACAAGCAGCGACATCTTGGACGAGCTGTACAAGGTAACCAGAGAGTACACAAACGACAAGAAGGAAGCCCACAAAGTCTTGAAGGACTTGATCAAGATTGCTTTGAAAATCGGGATCCTCTACAGGAACAATCAGTTTAACAAGGACGAAGTGGAGATTGTGGATAAATTCAAGAAGAAGCTAAACCAGGCTGCCATGACGGCGGTGAGCTTTTATGAGGTTGAGTTCACGTTTGACAGAAGCATCCTGGCGGAGCTGCTGAATGAATGCAAGGACTTACTGCACGAACTGATTGAGCGCCACCTCACCCCCAAATCCCACAGCCGCATCGATCACGTGTTCAGACTCTTTGCAGACGTGGAATTTCTCTCTGAATTGTACAATCCCAATGGCGTATACAAAGAGTCGCTGCAGAAAATCTGTCACGGCGTCAACAAACTGCTCGATGAAGGAATCATCTGA
- the tnfaip8l3 gene encoding tumor necrosis factor alpha-induced protein 8-like protein 3 isoform X3 — MATKVVANMLIDDTSSDILDELYKVTREYTNDKKEAHKVLKDLIKIALKIGILYRNNQFNKDEVEIVDKFKKKLNQAAMTAVSFYEVEFTFDRSILAELLNECKDLLHELIERHLTPKSHSRIDHVFRLFADVEFLSELYNPNGVYKESLQKICHGVNKLLDEGII, encoded by the coding sequence ATGGCCACCAAGGTGGTAGCCAATATGCTCATTGACGACACAAGCAGCGACATCTTGGACGAGCTGTACAAGGTAACCAGAGAGTACACAAACGACAAGAAGGAAGCCCACAAAGTCTTGAAGGACTTGATCAAGATTGCTTTGAAAATCGGGATCCTCTACAGGAACAATCAGTTTAACAAGGACGAAGTGGAGATTGTGGATAAATTCAAGAAGAAGCTAAACCAGGCTGCCATGACGGCGGTGAGCTTTTATGAGGTTGAGTTCACGTTTGACAGAAGCATCCTGGCGGAGCTGCTGAATGAATGCAAGGACTTACTGCACGAACTGATTGAGCGCCACCTCACCCCCAAATCCCACAGCCGCATCGATCACGTGTTCAGACTCTTTGCAGACGTGGAATTTCTCTCTGAATTGTACAATCCCAATGGCGTATACAAAGAGTCGCTGCAGAAAATCTGTCACGGCGTCAACAAACTGCTCGATGAAGGAATCATCTGA
- the tnfaip8l3 gene encoding tumor necrosis factor alpha-induced protein 8-like protein 3 isoform X2: MDSESGELSEGDMSSGIETFNSKSLALQAQKKILTKMATKVVANMLIDDTSSDILDELYKVTREYTNDKKEAHKVLKDLIKIALKIGILYRNNQFNKDEVEIVDKFKKKLNQAAMTAVSFYEVEFTFDRSILAELLNECKDLLHELIERHLTPKSHSRIDHVFRLFADVEFLSELYNPNGVYKESLQKICHGVNKLLDEGII; the protein is encoded by the coding sequence gaattgaaacctTTAATTCCAAAAGCTTGGCCTTACAAGCTCAGAAGAAAATCCTCACCAAAATGGCCACCAAGGTGGTAGCCAATATGCTCATTGACGACACAAGCAGCGACATCTTGGACGAGCTGTACAAGGTAACCAGAGAGTACACAAACGACAAGAAGGAAGCCCACAAAGTCTTGAAGGACTTGATCAAGATTGCTTTGAAAATCGGGATCCTCTACAGGAACAATCAGTTTAACAAGGACGAAGTGGAGATTGTGGATAAATTCAAGAAGAAGCTAAACCAGGCTGCCATGACGGCGGTGAGCTTTTATGAGGTTGAGTTCACGTTTGACAGAAGCATCCTGGCGGAGCTGCTGAATGAATGCAAGGACTTACTGCACGAACTGATTGAGCGCCACCTCACCCCCAAATCCCACAGCCGCATCGATCACGTGTTCAGACTCTTTGCAGACGTGGAATTTCTCTCTGAATTGTACAATCCCAATGGCGTATACAAAGAGTCGCTGCAGAAAATCTGTCACGGCGTCAACAAACTGCTCGATGAAGGAATCATCTGA